One genomic region from Cellulomonas hominis encodes:
- a CDS encoding ANTAR domain-containing protein, which translates to MSLTTRSSSSPAEHRSAVPGTFRVLGDNGSLVWSEPVFRIHGFEPGDVVPSTALMLAHCHRDDRPALEAVLRVAPEPAAEGRSVRYRLLDAVGTERIVLAVLAPGVDPRHSGRPADGVPHRAATDGAPAGSEGVLQDGRTGQDGHARQDGHPDHDGHPGHAGGTGGRADGHAAQLLGLLVDLGAEIGATAARRADDMLAAAIASREVIDQAKGAAMLAYGLDGPAAFEFLRWHSEHLNVKVRSVAERLLAALPGRSVDADPRDVLDAALASLADVPAPSPDPVAPADRDGLPARLVVRHALEGRTVLVRLDGEVDAATAPTLVAGLADALRATPNRGQLVVDAADLDRLGPVAALHIARLRRRCDHAGVTLRLVPPDGRPEMRGGAARSSM; encoded by the coding sequence ATGTCCCTCACCACACGCTCGTCGTCGTCCCCGGCGGAGCATCGCTCCGCCGTGCCCGGCACCTTCCGCGTCCTCGGCGACAACGGCTCCCTGGTCTGGTCGGAACCCGTGTTCCGGATCCACGGGTTCGAGCCCGGCGACGTCGTCCCCTCGACCGCCCTGATGCTCGCCCACTGCCACCGCGACGACCGCCCCGCCCTCGAGGCCGTGCTGCGCGTCGCGCCCGAGCCCGCCGCCGAGGGCCGCAGCGTCCGGTACCGGCTCCTGGACGCCGTGGGCACCGAACGCATCGTCCTGGCGGTGCTGGCTCCTGGTGTCGACCCGCGGCACTCCGGACGCCCCGCCGACGGCGTCCCGCACCGGGCCGCGACGGACGGCGCCCCCGCCGGGTCCGAGGGCGTCCTGCAGGACGGCCGCACCGGGCAGGACGGCCACGCCCGGCAGGACGGCCACCCCGACCACGACGGCCACCCGGGCCACGCCGGCGGGACGGGCGGGCGCGCCGACGGCCACGCGGCGCAGCTGCTCGGCCTGCTCGTCGACCTCGGCGCCGAGATCGGCGCGACCGCGGCGCGCCGCGCGGACGACATGCTCGCCGCGGCCATCGCGTCCCGCGAGGTCATCGACCAGGCCAAGGGTGCCGCGATGCTCGCGTACGGCCTGGACGGCCCGGCGGCCTTCGAGTTCCTGCGCTGGCACTCCGAGCACCTCAACGTGAAGGTGCGCAGCGTCGCCGAGCGCCTGCTCGCCGCCCTGCCCGGCCGGAGCGTCGACGCCGACCCGCGCGACGTGCTGGACGCGGCGCTGGCCAGCCTGGCGGACGTGCCCGCCCCGTCGCCGGACCCGGTGGCGCCGGCGGACCGGGACGGGCTCCCGGCGCGCCTGGTGGTCCGGCACGCGCTAGAGGGCCGGACCGTGCTGGTGCGGCTCGACGGCGAGGTGGACGCGGCCACGGCGCCCACGCTGGTGGCGGGCCTGGCGGACGCCCTGCGCGCCACGCCGAACCGCGGTCAGCTCGTGGTGGACGCCGCGGACCTGGACCGGCTCGGCCCGGTGGCCGCCCTGCACATCGCGCGCCTGCGCCGCCGCTGCGACCACGCCGGCGTCACCCTGCGCCTCGTGCCGCCGGACGGCCGGCCCGAGATGCGGGGCGGGGCCGCGCGCAGCAGCATGTGA
- a CDS encoding GAF and ANTAR domain-containing protein has translation MATGHGAGQEAAPDWRSGALGELHALLAATVPVDALLDAIVRRAATLAGPDASAAITVRLGGQATVVAASDERAATCDRAEQAAGDGPCLEAARVERLITVPDVAADPRWREWREATLAAGFGSAAALPARAEDGIQLDLAINLYRAGTGEWHEDVLAGVGRFADDAGRAVAVAARAEEQARVNADLKQAMAARAVIDQALGVVMAQNRCGPEEAFAILRRASQNRNAKMRDVAAEIVTRISGTEPHSPHEFRDRPGR, from the coding sequence ATGGCGACCGGGCACGGCGCCGGGCAGGAGGCCGCGCCGGACTGGCGGTCCGGGGCCCTCGGGGAGCTGCACGCGCTCCTCGCGGCGACCGTGCCCGTCGACGCGCTGCTGGACGCGATCGTGCGCCGCGCGGCGACGCTCGCCGGCCCGGACGCGTCCGCGGCGATCACGGTCCGGCTGGGTGGCCAGGCCACGGTCGTGGCCGCCAGCGACGAGCGGGCGGCCACGTGCGACCGCGCGGAGCAGGCCGCCGGCGACGGCCCCTGCCTGGAGGCGGCCCGGGTCGAGCGGCTCATCACCGTCCCCGACGTGGCGGCCGACCCCCGGTGGCGGGAGTGGCGGGAGGCGACGCTCGCGGCCGGCTTCGGGTCGGCCGCCGCGCTGCCGGCGCGCGCGGAGGACGGCATCCAGCTCGACCTCGCGATCAACCTCTACCGCGCGGGCACCGGCGAGTGGCACGAGGACGTCCTGGCGGGCGTCGGGCGGTTCGCGGACGACGCGGGCCGGGCCGTCGCGGTCGCGGCCCGGGCCGAGGAGCAGGCGCGGGTGAACGCCGACCTCAAGCAGGCGATGGCCGCGCGGGCGGTCATCGACCAGGCCCTCGGCGTGGTCATGGCGCAGAACCGCTGCGGCCCGGAGGAGGCGTTCGCGATCCTGCGGCGGGCGTCGCAGAACCGGAACGCCAAGATGCGGGACGTCGCGGCGGAGATCGTCACCCGCATCTCGGGCACGGAGCCGCACAGCCCGCACGAGTTCCGGGACCGGCCGGGGCGCTGA
- a CDS encoding LacI family DNA-binding transcriptional regulator has translation MRVTLRDVAARAGVSFKTVSNVINGHPHVTEATRGRVQDAIDALGYRPNQSARSLRHGRSGILALAVPELTSPYFAALASEAGRAAKEHGRVLVIEETLGDVEGERVALVDLTSRLVDGVILSPLVTPQEVVVERIGETPLVMLGEHRYAVRADHVGMDSVRAARELTEHLLATGRRRIAVVGRQDGGSTGGERWLGHVQALLAADLVPDSSLVARVKAYRRADGERAVRELLAAGARPDAVLCFNDLLALGAMHTLRQAGLAVPGDVAVAGFDDIEESRYAGLTTVAPDLPLLAREAVRLLVRRVENRTVPPALVEVPFRVEVRSSTA, from the coding sequence GTGCGAGTGACCCTCCGGGACGTCGCGGCGCGGGCGGGGGTGTCGTTCAAGACGGTGTCGAACGTCATCAACGGCCACCCGCACGTCACGGAGGCCACCCGCGGCCGGGTGCAGGACGCCATCGACGCGCTCGGGTACCGGCCCAACCAGAGCGCCCGCAGCCTGCGCCACGGCCGGTCCGGCATCCTCGCGCTCGCGGTCCCGGAGCTGACGTCGCCGTACTTCGCGGCGCTCGCGTCGGAGGCGGGGCGCGCGGCCAAGGAGCACGGCCGGGTGCTCGTCATCGAGGAGACCCTCGGGGACGTCGAGGGGGAGCGGGTCGCGCTCGTGGACCTGACCTCCCGGCTGGTCGACGGGGTCATCCTGTCCCCGCTCGTCACCCCGCAGGAGGTGGTCGTCGAGCGGATCGGGGAGACGCCCCTGGTCATGCTCGGCGAGCACCGGTACGCGGTCCGGGCCGACCACGTCGGGATGGACAGCGTGCGCGCCGCCCGGGAGCTCACCGAGCACCTCCTGGCGACCGGGCGGCGGCGCATCGCGGTCGTCGGGCGCCAGGACGGCGGCAGCACCGGCGGCGAGCGCTGGCTCGGGCACGTGCAGGCGCTGCTCGCCGCCGACCTGGTCCCGGACTCCTCGCTCGTCGCGCGGGTCAAGGCCTACCGGCGCGCCGACGGCGAGCGCGCGGTCCGGGAGCTGCTCGCCGCCGGTGCCCGGCCGGACGCGGTGCTGTGCTTCAACGACCTCCTCGCGCTCGGGGCGATGCACACCCTGCGGCAGGCGGGGCTGGCGGTCCCGGGGGACGTCGCGGTGGCCGGGTTCGACGACATCGAGGAGTCCCGGTACGCGGGGCTCACCACGGTCGCGCCGGACCTGCCGCTGCTGGCACGCGAGGCGGTGCGGCTGCTGGTGCGGCGGGTCGAGAACCGCACCGTGCCGCCGGCGCTGGTCGAGGTGCCGTTCCGGGTGGAGGTGCGGTCCAGCACGGCGTGA
- a CDS encoding glycoside hydrolase family 43 protein — MRAARAAAALAAIAALTLLAGCGAGAPDPDPTSPATAEEQTVAFTNPVWDGNLPDPFVLRDGDSWYAYGTQGRFGTMPVLRSADLVTWEVAGDAMPVLAAWTGAGRHWAPEVLRLGDRYLAYYTAMERETQDQCIGVAVADAPTGPFVDDSAAPLICEHAEGGSIDASPFVDDDGTPYLLWKNDGNHIGVRSWIRVQRLTEDGTGLVGEPVDLLTHDQDWEGPLVEGPTLLRHDGRYVLLYSANDYGSDQYGVGYAVADAVTGPYTKPQAEPLMRSTPEAAGPGHGSVVATDGGLWYAHHAWPPDAVGSAVPGRQLWLTPLRFSGGAPVLDGPAATVDRLPCE; from the coding sequence ATGAGGGCCGCCCGCGCAGCCGCCGCCCTCGCCGCCATCGCCGCGCTCACCCTGCTGGCCGGCTGCGGCGCCGGCGCCCCCGACCCCGACCCGACCAGCCCCGCCACCGCAGAGGAGCAGACCGTGGCCTTCACCAACCCCGTCTGGGACGGTAACCTGCCCGACCCGTTCGTCCTGCGCGACGGCGACTCCTGGTACGCCTACGGCACGCAGGGCCGGTTCGGCACGATGCCGGTCCTGCGCTCGGCCGACCTGGTCACGTGGGAGGTGGCGGGGGACGCCATGCCCGTGCTCGCCGCCTGGACGGGCGCCGGCCGGCACTGGGCGCCCGAGGTGCTCCGGCTCGGCGACCGGTACCTCGCGTACTACACCGCGATGGAGCGCGAGACGCAGGACCAGTGCATCGGCGTGGCCGTCGCGGACGCGCCCACGGGACCGTTCGTCGACGACTCCGCCGCGCCGCTGATCTGCGAGCACGCCGAGGGCGGGTCCATCGACGCGTCCCCGTTCGTGGACGACGACGGCACGCCGTACCTGCTGTGGAAGAACGACGGCAACCACATCGGGGTCCGGTCCTGGATCCGGGTGCAGCGGCTCACCGAGGACGGGACGGGGCTGGTGGGCGAGCCCGTGGATCTCCTCACGCACGACCAGGACTGGGAGGGCCCGCTCGTCGAGGGGCCGACCCTGCTGCGGCACGACGGCCGGTACGTCCTGCTGTACTCCGCGAACGACTACGGCTCGGACCAGTACGGCGTCGGCTACGCGGTCGCCGACGCCGTCACCGGGCCGTACACGAAGCCGCAGGCCGAACCGCTGATGCGGAGCACGCCCGAGGCGGCGGGGCCGGGGCACGGCAGCGTCGTCGCCACCGACGGCGGGCTCTGGTACGCGCACCACGCGTGGCCGCCCGACGCGGTGGGCTCGGCCGTCCCGGGCCGGCAGCTGTGGCTGACGCCGCTGCGGTTCTCCGGTGGTGCGCCCGTGCTCGACGGGCCCGCGGCGACGGTGGACCGGCTGCCGTGCGAGTGA
- a CDS encoding carbohydrate ABC transporter permease: protein MRARRGLGPLVTWALLLVLAVTFIGPLAWMLLTSVKSYGEATASPPTPWPQDVDLSAYDRLLSLDGQYPVLRWFLNSLVAGTLHTALVLVVASTAAFALARMRFRGRGLVFGVVVSTLFLPAFVFLMPNYLTIDALGWTDSLWALVVPGAAGAFGVFFLRQFFVGLPAELEEAAALDGANQWRVFTQVVLPNTRPALATLAVLAFLGNWNDYIWPVYVLFSPERLTLPAGLKLLQGAYVTDFPSIMAGAVVASVPVIVLFVFTQRFVIEGVARSGLKG from the coding sequence GTGAGGGCCCGGCGCGGCCTCGGGCCGCTCGTCACCTGGGCCCTGCTGCTCGTGCTCGCCGTGACCTTCATCGGGCCGCTGGCCTGGATGCTGCTGACCTCGGTGAAGTCCTACGGGGAGGCCACCGCGTCCCCGCCGACGCCGTGGCCGCAGGACGTGGACCTGTCCGCGTACGACCGGCTGCTGAGCCTCGACGGGCAGTACCCGGTGCTGCGCTGGTTCCTCAACTCGCTGGTCGCGGGCACCCTGCACACCGCGCTCGTCCTCGTGGTCGCGTCCACGGCGGCGTTCGCGCTGGCCCGCATGCGGTTCCGCGGGCGCGGGCTGGTGTTCGGGGTCGTCGTCTCGACGCTGTTCCTGCCCGCGTTCGTGTTCCTCATGCCGAACTACCTGACGATCGACGCGCTCGGCTGGACGGACTCGCTCTGGGCGCTGGTCGTCCCGGGCGCGGCCGGCGCGTTCGGGGTGTTCTTCCTCCGGCAGTTCTTCGTGGGGCTGCCCGCGGAGCTGGAGGAGGCGGCGGCGCTGGACGGCGCGAACCAGTGGCGGGTGTTCACGCAGGTCGTGCTGCCGAACACCCGGCCGGCGCTCGCGACGCTCGCGGTGCTGGCGTTCCTCGGCAACTGGAACGACTACATCTGGCCGGTGTACGTGCTGTTCAGCCCCGAGCGGCTCACGCTGCCGGCCGGGCTGAAGCTGCTGCAGGGCGCGTACGTCACGGACTTCCCGTCGATCATGGCGGGCGCCGTCGTGGCGTCGGTCCCGGTGATCGTGCTGTTCGTGTTCACGCAGCGGTTCGTCATCGAGGGCGTCGCCCGGAGCGGGCTGAAGGGATGA
- a CDS encoding carbohydrate ABC transporter permease: MSTRPRRPLRRGAWWTPYAFLAPFLAIFGTFVVFPAVRGLWMSLHDWDFLMPSKPFVGLGNYADLFDSTSVVFEKFWNGMSATGIFVLASVPVLISLPLLLAMALNRRFPGRTFLRAVVFLPYVLGVAVVGVLFRFVLDPNLGILNHLLQVTRLDRLLHALGAGDPVPWLTAQPWAWVSLVGVTVWWTLGFNMIIYLAGLQDVPAELYDAAKVDGASARQRFRHVTLPGLRPVLAFVLTMTVLASANMFGQADLMTNGGPGTSTKTALMVILETGLGQYKMGAAAAMGYLLSIGLGVVSIVNFVALRERGPRRRARRAS; the protein is encoded by the coding sequence ATGAGCACGCGTCCCCGCCGGCCGCTGCGCCGCGGCGCGTGGTGGACCCCCTACGCGTTCCTGGCCCCGTTCCTCGCGATCTTCGGCACCTTCGTGGTCTTCCCCGCGGTCCGCGGGCTGTGGATGTCGCTGCACGACTGGGACTTCCTCATGCCGAGCAAGCCGTTCGTCGGGCTCGGCAACTACGCCGACCTGTTCGACTCCACGAGCGTGGTGTTCGAGAAGTTCTGGAACGGCATGTCCGCGACCGGGATCTTCGTGCTGGCGTCCGTGCCGGTGCTGATCTCGCTGCCGCTGCTCCTCGCCATGGCGCTGAACCGGCGGTTCCCCGGGCGGACGTTCCTGCGCGCGGTGGTGTTCCTGCCGTACGTGCTGGGCGTCGCCGTGGTGGGCGTGCTGTTCCGGTTCGTGCTCGACCCGAACCTCGGCATCCTCAACCACCTGCTGCAGGTCACCCGGCTGGACCGGCTGCTGCACGCGCTCGGCGCAGGGGACCCGGTGCCCTGGCTGACCGCGCAGCCCTGGGCCTGGGTGTCGCTGGTCGGCGTCACGGTGTGGTGGACGCTCGGCTTCAACATGATCATCTACCTCGCCGGGCTGCAGGACGTCCCGGCCGAGCTGTACGACGCCGCGAAGGTCGACGGGGCGTCGGCGCGCCAGCGGTTCCGGCACGTCACCCTGCCGGGGCTGCGGCCGGTGCTCGCCTTCGTGCTGACGATGACCGTGCTGGCGTCGGCGAACATGTTCGGGCAGGCCGACCTCATGACCAACGGCGGGCCCGGGACGTCCACGAAGACGGCGCTCATGGTGATCCTCGAGACCGGCCTCGGGCAGTACAAGATGGGCGCTGCCGCGGCCATGGGCTACCTGCTCTCCATCGGGCTCGGCGTCGTGTCGATCGTGAACTTCGTCGCCCTGCGCGAGCGGGGTCCGCGCCGGCGCGCGCGGAGGGCCTCGTGA
- a CDS encoding ABC transporter substrate-binding protein, with the protein MSQTLPTSDRTPHRPGPSRRNFLAGIGALGAAATLAACAGGSPTSSTGGGGATYAGGKVDLAFWNGFTGGDGPVMQDLVDRFNAEHETITVKMTTMEWADYHAKLPAALTSGQGPHVAIQHLDSLPTSAARGLLLPLDDVADELGLTSDDFIRTVWDAGIYGDARYGIPLDVHPLGFFFNTAVLAGAGLDPAAPPMDRAAYEAALDTLLGTGVAGHWMSPHTFTGGQTLQSLIWQFGGDLFDSEGATAAWARDEGVEALSWMVDAVHKGWSARDVGQDADLIALQNGQAAFNWNGIWSINTLDQISGLEWDVRRLPRIGSVDAAWAGSHNFVLTKQRGTSDDQLEAARTFINWVSQQSAAWAVGGQVPARLSARDSADFAALAPQSAIAEQAEDLRFVPSIPGIGDAVGELYTALNEAVLLTKDPATALADAAARADKVLADNRDRYGA; encoded by the coding sequence GTGAGCCAGACCCTGCCGACCTCTGATCGCACGCCGCACCGCCCGGGGCCCTCCCGGCGGAACTTCCTCGCCGGCATCGGCGCGCTCGGCGCTGCCGCGACGCTCGCCGCGTGCGCCGGCGGCAGCCCCACGTCGTCCACCGGCGGCGGCGGCGCGACCTACGCGGGCGGGAAGGTCGACCTCGCGTTCTGGAACGGCTTCACCGGCGGCGACGGCCCGGTGATGCAGGACCTCGTCGACCGGTTCAACGCCGAGCACGAGACGATCACCGTGAAGATGACCACGATGGAGTGGGCGGACTACCACGCCAAGCTGCCCGCGGCGCTGACGTCCGGCCAGGGCCCGCACGTGGCGATCCAGCACCTCGACTCGCTGCCGACCTCCGCGGCCCGCGGCCTGCTGCTGCCCCTGGACGACGTGGCCGACGAGCTCGGGCTGACGTCGGACGACTTCATCCGCACGGTGTGGGACGCCGGGATCTACGGCGACGCCCGGTACGGCATCCCGCTCGACGTGCACCCGCTCGGGTTCTTCTTCAACACCGCCGTGCTGGCCGGTGCGGGGCTCGACCCGGCCGCGCCGCCGATGGACCGGGCGGCGTACGAGGCGGCCCTCGACACCCTGCTCGGCACCGGCGTGGCCGGGCACTGGATGAGCCCGCACACGTTCACCGGCGGGCAGACGCTGCAGTCGCTCATCTGGCAGTTCGGCGGCGACCTGTTCGACTCCGAGGGCGCCACCGCGGCCTGGGCCCGGGACGAGGGCGTCGAGGCGCTGTCCTGGATGGTCGACGCGGTGCACAAGGGCTGGAGCGCCCGCGACGTCGGGCAGGACGCCGACCTCATCGCGCTGCAGAACGGCCAGGCGGCGTTCAACTGGAACGGCATCTGGTCGATCAACACCCTCGACCAGATCAGCGGGCTCGAGTGGGACGTGCGGCGCCTGCCGCGCATCGGCAGCGTGGACGCGGCGTGGGCCGGGTCGCACAACTTCGTGCTGACGAAGCAGCGGGGGACCAGCGACGACCAGCTCGAGGCCGCCCGGACGTTCATCAACTGGGTGTCGCAGCAGTCCGCCGCCTGGGCCGTCGGCGGCCAGGTGCCGGCGCGGCTCTCGGCCCGGGACTCCGCCGACTTCGCGGCGCTGGCCCCGCAGTCGGCGATCGCGGAGCAGGCCGAGGACCTGCGGTTCGTGCCCTCGATCCCCGGCATCGGCGACGCCGTCGGCGAGCTGTACACGGCGCTGAACGAGGCCGTGCTGCTGACGAAGGACCCGGCGACCGCGCTCGCCGACGCCGCGGCCCGCGCCGACAAGGTGCTGGCCGACAACCGCGACCGCTACGGCGCATGA
- the murA gene encoding UDP-N-acetylglucosamine 1-carboxyvinyltransferase, translating to MTDLLYVHGGTPLQGEITVRGAKNFVSKAMVASLLGETPSELRNVPQIRDVGVVTGLLELHGVRVDADAEAGTLRLDPTDVESAHVADIDAHAGSSRIPILFCGPLLHRLGEAFIPDLGGCRIGDRPINYHLDILRQFGAVVDKRAGGIHIRAPRRLQGTKIALPYPSVGATEQLLLTAVRAEGITELANAAIEPEIMDLINVLQKMGAIISVDTDRVIRIEGVDRLVGYQHTALADRIEAASWASAALATGGDIVVRGATQPEMTTFLNTFRKVGGEFAIDDEGIRFSHPGGELRSIVLETDVHPGFMTDWQQPLVVALTQATGLSIVHETVYENRFGFTDALRGMGATIQVYKECLGGRPCRFGQRNFSHSAVISGPTPLAAADIEVPDLRGGFSHLIAALAAKGTSQVRGISLIDRGYERFTEKLVALGAEFDRD from the coding sequence ATGACCGACCTCCTCTACGTCCACGGCGGCACGCCGCTGCAGGGCGAGATCACCGTCCGCGGGGCGAAGAACTTCGTCTCCAAGGCGATGGTGGCCAGCCTCCTGGGCGAGACGCCGAGCGAGCTGCGGAACGTCCCGCAGATCCGCGACGTCGGCGTCGTGACCGGCCTGCTCGAGCTGCACGGGGTGCGGGTGGACGCCGACGCCGAGGCGGGCACGCTCCGCCTCGACCCGACCGACGTGGAGTCCGCGCACGTCGCCGACATCGACGCGCACGCGGGCTCGAGCCGCATCCCGATCCTGTTCTGCGGCCCGCTGCTGCACCGCCTCGGCGAGGCGTTCATCCCGGACCTGGGCGGCTGCCGGATCGGCGACCGGCCGATCAACTACCACCTGGACATCCTGCGGCAGTTCGGCGCGGTGGTGGACAAGCGCGCGGGCGGCATCCACATCCGGGCGCCGCGCCGCCTGCAGGGCACGAAGATCGCCCTGCCGTACCCGAGCGTCGGCGCCACCGAGCAGCTGCTGCTCACGGCCGTCCGCGCCGAGGGCATCACCGAGCTGGCGAACGCGGCCATCGAGCCCGAGATCATGGACCTGATCAACGTCCTGCAGAAGATGGGCGCGATCATCTCCGTCGACACCGACCGGGTCATCCGGATCGAGGGCGTCGACCGGCTCGTCGGGTACCAGCACACCGCGCTGGCGGACCGGATCGAGGCCGCGTCGTGGGCGTCCGCCGCGCTGGCCACGGGCGGCGACATCGTCGTGCGCGGGGCCACCCAGCCGGAGATGACGACCTTCCTCAACACGTTCCGCAAGGTCGGCGGCGAGTTCGCGATCGACGACGAGGGCATCCGGTTCTCGCACCCGGGCGGCGAGCTGCGCTCGATCGTCCTCGAGACCGACGTGCACCCGGGGTTCATGACGGACTGGCAGCAGCCGCTGGTCGTGGCCCTGACCCAGGCCACCGGGCTGTCGATCGTGCACGAGACGGTGTACGAGAACCGCTTCGGGTTCACCGACGCGCTGCGCGGCATGGGCGCCACCATCCAGGTCTACAAGGAGTGCCTCGGCGGGCGGCCGTGCCGGTTCGGGCAGCGGAACTTCTCGCACTCCGCCGTGATCAGCGGCCCGACGCCGCTCGCCGCCGCCGACATCGAGGTGCCGGACCTGCGCGGCGGGTTCAGCCACCTCATCGCGGCCCTGGCCGCCAAGGGCACCTCGCAGGTGCGGGGGATCAGCCTGATCGACCGCGGGTACGAGCGGTTCACCGAGAAGCTCGTCGCGCTGGGCGCGGAGTTCGACCGCGACTGA